TCCACATTGCTGGAGCCGATGAGCGCAAGGCGGCCGTCGATGCTGACCGTCTTGGCGTGGAGCAGATAGCGGCGATAGGCGTGGATATGGATGCCCGCCGCCAGCAGCTCCGAATAATAGGAGCTTTGCGCGAGCCGCACGAGCCACTGGTCCACCGCCGCCGACACGATGACGTCGATGCGCACGCCGCGCAGCACCGCCGTCCGCATCGCGTCGACCAGATCGTCGTCGGGAATGAAATAGGGCGTGACGAGGATCACATGGCTGCGCGCCTGGTGCAATTGCCAGACCAGCAGCGTCTTGAACCCTTCCAGCGGATATTCCGCCCCGCTGGGAAGAAGCTGCGCCACGGCCTGTCCGGCGGGCAGCGGCACGGCGACGGGCGCGGACGGCAGGGCATGGGTTTCCAGATACCAGTCGGCGCGGACGATCGCCTCCATTTCCGCCACCACCGGGCCGGTCACGCGGGCGACCAGTTCGCGGTTGACGATACCGGGCTTGAAATTCTTCGCGACAAGATTCTGCGACCCGACATAGCCGATCATGCCGTCGATCACGAAAAGCTTGCGATGGTTGCGCATGTCGCGCCGGGTGCGCCCACGCAGCCAGCGGAAGGGCAGCGCCTCGCGATATTCGACGCCCGCCGCCTCCAGCATCGCCAGCGTGCCGCGCCGCCATGGGCGCGAACCCACGGGATCGAACATCACCTGCACCGCGACGCCCCGCGCGACGGCCCGGCCCATCGCATCGGCGAGGCGCTGGCCCACGGCATCGTTGGCGAGGATGTAGACGAGGATGCGCACATGGCTGCGCGCGCCGTCTATGTCGGCGATCAGCCGGTCGATAGCGGCGTCATAATCGGAGATCAGGTCGACCGCATTGCCGGTGGCCGCGGGCATCCTGCCCAGCGATGCGGTCAGGGCGACGATGGCGTCCTGCCGCGGATCGGGCGGCGGGGCGTGGGCGGCAAGGCGGGAGCCGAGGATATGGAACCAGCCGTCCAGTTCCGCGAACCGCTCCCGCCGCCATTCGGGGAAACGCGGGGAGCCGATGGCGAGGAACAGCAGCAGGCCCGGCACCGGCAGGAAGAAGATCAGCAGCAGCCATGCCCGCGTCGCGGCGGGCGAGCGGCGGAAGGGGATGGCCACCAGCGCGCCGATGCGGATCGCCCATTCCAGGACATAGAAGGCGATCCCCCATTCATTGTCGGGAACGCCGAACATGATCTCCCCTCCCCGGCCAGCCTAGCGCGCGCCGAGGTCGCCCTGCCCCACCGTGCCGCTCGCCATTTCGAGCATCCGGTCGAGGCTCCTCTTCGCGGCGAGCCGCAGGTCCTCGTCCATTTCGATGCGCGGCTGAAGGTCGCGCAGGGCGAGATAGAGCTTTTCCAGCGTGTTGAGCGCCATATAGGGACAGATGTTGCAGTTGCAGTTGCCGTCGGCGCCGGGCGCGCCGATGAAATTCTTGTGCGGCATCGCCTTCTGCATCTGGTAGATGATGTGCGGCTCGGTGGCGACGATCAGCGTGTCGCCTTCCATATGCTTTGCATAATCGAGGATTCCGCTGGTCGAGCCGATATAGTCGGCCAGATCGACGATATGCCCCGGACATTCCGGATGGGCCACGACCGGCGCGCCGGGATGTTGCAGTTTCAGCTTCGCCAGCTCGGTCTCGCTGAACGCCTCATGCACGATGCACACGCCCGGCCACAACAGCATGTCGCGCCCCAGCTTGCGCTTGAGATAGCCGCCCAGATGCTTGTCGGGGCCAAAGATGATCTTCTGATCCTTGGGCAACTGCGCGACGATCTTCTCCGCCGAGGAGGAGGTGACGATGATGTCGCTGAGCGCCTTCACCTCCGTCGAGCAATTGATGTAGCTGAGCGCGATATGGTCGGGATGCGCCTCGCGAAACGCCTTGTACTGGGCGGGAGGGCAGCTGTCCTCCAGCGAGCAGCCCGCATCCATGTCCGGCAGGACCACGATCTTTTCCGGCGACAGGATCTTCGCGGTTTCCGCCATGAAGCGCACGCCGCAAAAGGCGATGACGTCCGCGTCCGTCTCCGCGGCGCGGCGCGACAGTTCCAGGGAGTCGCCGACGAAATCGGACAGTTCCTGGATTTCGGGCTTCTGATAATAATGGCCGAGGATGACGGCGTTCCGCTCCTTGCGCAGCCGGTCGATTTCCGCACGCAGATCCACGCCCTGCGGGATTCCGGTGATCGCGTTCATTGCTCCAAACTCCTCAACTACCCTTGCGACCGCCCCCTAGCGGGCCTGCCCTTTGTTGGCCAGCACCTCATTGATCGGGGTGGTCACGTCCCATTGCTCCTTGCTCGTGCCTGCCCTTTCCGGCGGGAAAGTCACGATCACCCGGGCATCACCATAGCCCATCACGCCCAGCGGCGCACCCAGCAGCTTGCCCAGCGCGGCGCGGCCATAATCGCGGGCCTGCGCCATGCGTTCGGGCGAACGCGCTTCCTTTTCCGCCCGGCCCTGCGCATGGGCGGAGGTGCGGCGGCTGAGTTCCTCCGCCGCCTGCCGCGTGACGAACATGCCCGACGTGCGGACCAGCGTGCGGGCGGCTTCGTCGACATTGGGCCGCGCGGGCTTCACGTCCGGCGCGTTGACGATCAGGGTGCGGGTCTTTTCGTTCCACTCCAGGTCGCCGGGGCCGATCCGGCTCACGTCGACGAAATAATCGACGGAGAAGGGCATCTTCACCACCTGATCCGACTTCAGCCAGCCGAAGCCGCGCACGTCCTGCGCCGTGCTCTGGACCGTACCGGACAGTTCGGACACCTTGAGGCTGCTCGCGCCGGCGAACCGCTCCGCGATGAGCTTCGTGACGGCGGACCCGTCCTCCTCCACCGTCACCACATAGTCGCGATTGTAACGCTGCCAACCGGTGAGCATGGCGCCGGCAGCGATCAGCACCAGCAGCGCGACGGCCGCGGGCGCGCCATAGCGTTTCAGCAAAGCCGCCATCGCCCGTCATCCAGCGGAGCGGCGATGCCGCGCTGGTCCAGATCGATGAGATGGGCCAGGACCGACCGCCCCGCCGCGCCGTGCAGGCGGGAATCGACACCCTTGTACATTTCCGCGACCATGGCGGGGATCGGGGAGACGCCGTTGCGTTCGAGGAAGCGGAGAATCTGCCCCTCCCGCTGCTTGCGATGCCCCATCATGCCGCGCACGAGGCGCTGGGGATTTTCCACCGGATCGCCATGCGCCGGATAATAAACGGCGTCATCCCGGTCGAGCAGGCGCTGCATGGAGCGCATATAATCCGTCATGTCGCCATCGGGCGGCGAGATGACGCTGGTCGACCAGCCCATGACATGATCGCCGGTGAACAGCGCCTTTTCCTCCAGCAGCGCAAAGCAGAGATGGTTGGAGGTGTGGCCGGGCGTGGCGACGGCTTCGAGCGTCCAGCCTTCTCCCGCCACCCGATCGCCATCGGACAATATGCGGTCGGGGCGGTAGGAGGCGTCGAAGGCGGCGTCTGCGCGCGGGCCATCATCCTCCATGGCGAGCGGCGCGCAACCGACGATCGGCGCGCCGACGATCTGCGAGAGCGGAGCCGCCGCCGGGCTGTGATCGCGATGGGTGTGGGTGCACAGGATCGCGCGGACGGGGCGCCCCTCCAGCGCCGCGACCACCGCCGCGACATGCGCTGGCTCGTCCGGGCCGGGATCTATCACCGCCACGTCGCTCTGGCCCACGACATAGGTCTGCGTGCCCGTATAGGTGAAAGGCGACGGGTTGGGCGCCAATATGCGCCCCACCCGCGCAGACAGCGTCATGCGGATGCCGGTCGGCATATCGGCCGGATCGATCGGGGCGTTCATGCTTCCCATGTGCCCATTTCGCGGACTTTTTCAAGGGCGCGGGGAAGGGATTCCGTTTCGGCGATGCGTAGCCTAGAATGGCGGCATGACCGCATCCTCCGCCCCGATCGAAGACTGGCGTCGTCATCTGGCGCTCGACCGGCGACGGTCGGCGCATACGGTGCGCGCCTATATGGCGACGGCGGAGCGGCTGGTCGCCTTTCTGGAGGAGCATCGCGGCGAAGCGGTGACGCGGGCGATGCTGGCGCGGCTGGATCAGGCGGACGTGCGGGCCTTCCTGACGATGCGGCGGATGGACGGCATAGGCAACCTGTCCGCCGCGCGGGAATTGTCGGCGGTGCGGGGCTTCCTCCAATTCGCGGGGGGCGAGGAAGGGCGCGTGCCCGCCCTGAAGGGGCCGCGGGTGAAGCGCGGGCTGCCGCGGCCGATTTCCCCGGACGAAGCGGTGGCTCTGGCCGAAGACATCGCGGAAACGGCGCGGGACGGGTGGATCGGCGCGCGCGACTGGGCGGTGCTGATGCTGCTTTACGGCGCGGGGCTGCGCATCGGCGAGGCGACGGGACTGACCGGCGACGTGCTGCCGCTCGGCGACACGCTGCGCGTCACGGGCAAGCGGAACAAGACGCGCATAGTGCCGCTGCTGCCGCAGG
This genomic window from Sphingobium cloacae contains:
- the cls gene encoding cardiolipin synthase; protein product: MFGVPDNEWGIAFYVLEWAIRIGALVAIPFRRSPAATRAWLLLIFFLPVPGLLLFLAIGSPRFPEWRRERFAELDGWFHILGSRLAAHAPPPDPRQDAIVALTASLGRMPAATGNAVDLISDYDAAIDRLIADIDGARSHVRILVYILANDAVGQRLADAMGRAVARGVAVQVMFDPVGSRPWRRGTLAMLEAAGVEYREALPFRWLRGRTRRDMRNHRKLFVIDGMIGYVGSQNLVAKNFKPGIVNRELVARVTGPVVAEMEAIVRADWYLETHALPSAPVAVPLPAGQAVAQLLPSGAEYPLEGFKTLLVWQLHQARSHVILVTPYFIPDDDLVDAMRTAVLRGVRIDVIVSAAVDQWLVRLAQSSYYSELLAAGIHIHAYRRYLLHAKTVSIDGRLALIGSSNVDLRSFQLNEEASLLLFDPPSVAAVEAVQREWLTHSDEIERVAWRARPFPRKIAENIARMVGSLL
- the nadA gene encoding quinolinate synthase NadA — encoded protein: MNAITGIPQGVDLRAEIDRLRKERNAVILGHYYQKPEIQELSDFVGDSLELSRRAAETDADVIAFCGVRFMAETAKILSPEKIVVLPDMDAGCSLEDSCPPAQYKAFREAHPDHIALSYINCSTEVKALSDIIVTSSSAEKIVAQLPKDQKIIFGPDKHLGGYLKRKLGRDMLLWPGVCIVHEAFSETELAKLKLQHPGAPVVAHPECPGHIVDLADYIGSTSGILDYAKHMEGDTLIVATEPHIIYQMQKAMPHKNFIGAPGADGNCNCNICPYMALNTLEKLYLALRDLQPRIEMDEDLRLAAKRSLDRMLEMASGTVGQGDLGAR
- a CDS encoding DUF4230 domain-containing protein — its product is MAALLKRYGAPAAVALLVLIAAGAMLTGWQRYNRDYVVTVEEDGSAVTKLIAERFAGASSLKVSELSGTVQSTAQDVRGFGWLKSDQVVKMPFSVDYFVDVSRIGPGDLEWNEKTRTLIVNAPDVKPARPNVDEAARTLVRTSGMFVTRQAAEELSRRTSAHAQGRAEKEARSPERMAQARDYGRAALGKLLGAPLGVMGYGDARVIVTFPPERAGTSKEQWDVTTPINEVLANKGQAR
- a CDS encoding MBL fold metallo-hydrolase, translating into MNAPIDPADMPTGIRMTLSARVGRILAPNPSPFTYTGTQTYVVGQSDVAVIDPGPDEPAHVAAVVAALEGRPVRAILCTHTHRDHSPAAAPLSQIVGAPIVGCAPLAMEDDGPRADAAFDASYRPDRILSDGDRVAGEGWTLEAVATPGHTSNHLCFALLEEKALFTGDHVMGWSTSVISPPDGDMTDYMRSMQRLLDRDDAVYYPAHGDPVENPQRLVRGMMGHRKQREGQILRFLERNGVSPIPAMVAEMYKGVDSRLHGAAGRSVLAHLIDLDQRGIAAPLDDGRWRLC
- a CDS encoding tyrosine recombinase XerC, coding for MTASSAPIEDWRRHLALDRRRSAHTVRAYMATAERLVAFLEEHRGEAVTRAMLARLDQADVRAFLTMRRMDGIGNLSAARELSAVRGFLQFAGGEEGRVPALKGPRVKRGLPRPISPDEAVALAEDIAETARDGWIGARDWAVLMLLYGAGLRIGEATGLTGDVLPLGDTLRVTGKRNKTRIVPLLPQVRQAIEQYVTLCPYAPARGEPLFRGARGGPLSPALIRRAVQGARGRLGLPERTTPHALRHSFATHLLGRGADLRSLQELLGHASLSSTQVYTQVDAAHLLDVYRNAHPRA